The following are from one region of the Silene latifolia isolate original U9 population chromosome 9, ASM4854445v1, whole genome shotgun sequence genome:
- the LOC141600579 gene encoding auxin-binding protein ABP19a-like: protein MFFPIIIALVLFTSSSYGNQIEFDYCVADPTLPHGPSGYSCKDPTKVTTDDFSYSGLRTPANTSNIFKFGVSYALVDQFPALNGMGLSMVRADIDVGGAGPIHAHRVAELAIVTEGTIIAGFIDTNNKPFYKTMEKGDLFVVPPALAHFQVNVGKTPAVVYAAFASPNPGVQAVDLALFKNDLPTEIIQKVTLLDVTQIKKLKNAFGGTN from the coding sequence ATGTTTTTCCCGATCATAATCGCGCTTGTTCTTTTCACATCTTCTTCTTATGGTAATCAAATAGAATTTGATTACTGTGTGGCCGACCCAACCCTTCCTCACGGACCGTCGGGTTACTCATGCAAAGACCCGACAAAGGTCACAACCGACGACTTCTCATACTCGGGTCTCCGAACACCCGCAAACACCTCCAACATTTTCAAATTCGGTGTCTCGTATGCCTTGGTGGATCAATTCCCGGCCTTAAATGGTATGGGTCTATCCATGGTCCGAGCCGACATTGATGTAGGAGGGGCTGGACCTATTCACGCCCACAGAGTCGCAGAACTTGCTATAGTGACGGAGGGTACGATTATTGCTGGCTTTATCGACACGAATAACAAACCCTTTTATAAGACAATGGAGAAGGGTGACTTATTTGTGGTCCCACCAGCACTCGCGCATTTTCAGGTGAATGTTGGAAAAACTCCCGCAGTTGTTTATGCTGCTTTTGCTAGTCCCAATCCCGGAGTTCAAGCCGTTGACCTTGCTCTTTTTAAAAATGATTTGCCTACTGAAATTATTCAGAAGGTTACTCTTTTGGATGTCACTCAGATTAAGAAGCTTAAGAACGCTTTTGGTGGAACTAATTAG